The Rhodoflexus caldus genome has a window encoding:
- a CDS encoding penicillin acylase family protein, whose translation MKYIKLLLSLAVTAALTFALNSKFGQVPPLGKFLNPFDGFWQNAQNKDHVQGAPADVKLEGLKGKVQVIYDDRLVPHIFAENEEDLYFMQGYVTAQHRLWQMEFQTHAAAGRVSEIVGKAAVDFDRGNRRKGMMYGAERAIRQMDTLPLAKMMLTNYTKGVNAYINSLSIKDLPVEYKLLDYRPEEWQPVKTALLLKYMANTLASGDDAIENTNALKLLGRETFDLLFPDYHPEQAPIVPTDGKWKFEPLKVNTPNVQFSDKFYHVIPMPKTEPGVGSNNWAVAGSKTASGNPILCDDPHLTLSLPSIWYEMQLVAPGVNVYGVTLPGAPNIIIGFNNDVAWGVTNAQRDLVDLYAIQYKDGSRNEYFLDGKWEKTTKRIEEIKVRGDKTYYDTVVYTHWGPVAYDETFHQDKQHSDLAMRWIAHDPSLELLTFYYLNRAKNYQDYVRALTYYDCPAQNFAFAATNGDIAMHIQGKYPLKWREQGKFILDGTTSASAWQGYIPDEQNVHVLNPQRGYVSSANQHPSDTLYPYYVHANNFEYYRNRRINHLLDSMKNITPQMMMDMQNDNFNLKAAESLPYFLAQVDENSLNAQQKSAYQLLKKWDFYNHADVEAPSYYEAWWDKLFPLVWDELLGKEIPYNRPDAFTTIKLLKTKPQHPMFDNKSTPDVESAKEIIAKAFLQGVDSVNNWKKANDNKMPLWADYKSTSVQHLARLAPFSVNNVRNGGNHNIVNATSERHGPSWRMVVELDKKGVKGWGVYPGGQSGNPGSPYYADMMDTWRDGKHYELLFMQSPTQTAKNILFRQTFSN comes from the coding sequence ATGAAATACATTAAACTACTGCTTTCGCTGGCCGTAACGGCAGCACTCACTTTTGCCCTGAACAGCAAGTTTGGACAAGTCCCTCCTTTGGGCAAGTTCTTAAACCCTTTTGACGGTTTCTGGCAAAATGCACAGAACAAAGACCATGTGCAAGGTGCCCCTGCCGATGTCAAACTGGAAGGTTTGAAAGGCAAGGTACAAGTGATTTATGACGACCGCTTAGTGCCGCATATTTTCGCCGAGAACGAAGAAGACCTGTATTTTATGCAGGGCTATGTAACCGCTCAACATCGCCTTTGGCAAATGGAATTTCAAACCCATGCCGCTGCGGGGCGTGTATCCGAAATTGTAGGAAAGGCCGCCGTGGACTTTGACCGTGGCAACCGCCGCAAGGGCATGATGTATGGCGCAGAGCGCGCTATCCGCCAAATGGATACCCTACCTTTGGCAAAGATGATGCTTACCAACTATACAAAAGGGGTAAACGCATATATTAACAGCCTGAGCATCAAAGATTTGCCGGTAGAGTACAAACTGCTTGACTACCGCCCCGAAGAGTGGCAGCCCGTAAAAACTGCCTTGCTGCTGAAATACATGGCCAATACGCTGGCTTCGGGAGATGATGCTATTGAAAACACAAATGCACTCAAACTGTTGGGGCGTGAAACGTTTGACTTGCTCTTCCCCGATTATCATCCCGAGCAAGCCCCCATTGTGCCTACCGACGGCAAATGGAAGTTTGAGCCTTTAAAAGTAAATACGCCCAATGTGCAATTCTCCGATAAATTTTACCATGTTATCCCGATGCCCAAAACCGAGCCGGGTGTAGGAAGCAATAACTGGGCTGTGGCAGGCAGCAAAACGGCTTCGGGGAATCCTATCCTTTGCGATGACCCGCACCTAACCCTCAGCCTGCCTTCTATCTGGTATGAAATGCAATTAGTTGCCCCGGGTGTCAATGTATACGGCGTAACGCTTCCGGGAGCGCCCAATATCATTATCGGCTTCAATAATGATGTGGCTTGGGGTGTAACCAATGCACAGCGTGATTTAGTGGATTTATATGCGATTCAGTACAAAGACGGTTCGCGCAACGAGTATTTTCTGGACGGCAAATGGGAAAAAACCACCAAGCGCATTGAAGAAATCAAAGTGCGCGGCGACAAAACCTACTACGACACAGTGGTTTACACCCACTGGGGGCCTGTTGCTTACGATGAAACCTTCCATCAGGACAAGCAACATTCCGACCTTGCCATGCGATGGATTGCCCACGACCCTTCGCTGGAACTGCTGACGTTTTACTACCTGAACCGTGCAAAAAACTATCAGGACTATGTGCGCGCCCTAACTTACTATGACTGTCCGGCTCAAAATTTTGCCTTTGCAGCCACCAACGGCGACATTGCCATGCATATTCAGGGCAAGTATCCCCTCAAATGGCGAGAGCAGGGCAAGTTCATTTTAGATGGTACCACAAGCGCCTCCGCTTGGCAAGGATATATTCCCGATGAACAAAATGTACATGTTCTCAATCCGCAGCGCGGCTATGTAAGCTCTGCCAATCAGCACCCGTCAGATACGCTGTATCCGTATTATGTCCATGCCAATAACTTTGAGTATTACCGCAACAGGCGTATCAATCATCTGTTGGATTCCATGAAAAACATTACTCCGCAGATGATGATGGACATGCAAAATGACAATTTCAACCTGAAAGCCGCCGAGAGTTTGCCTTACTTTTTGGCGCAGGTAGATGAGAACAGCCTCAATGCACAGCAAAAGTCGGCCTACCAGCTGTTGAAAAAATGGGATTTTTACAATCATGCCGATGTAGAAGCCCCAAGCTACTACGAGGCATGGTGGGATAAACTTTTCCCCTTGGTTTGGGATGAACTGCTGGGCAAAGAAATACCCTACAACCGCCCCGATGCGTTCACTACCATTAAACTGTTGAAAACCAAACCGCAACACCCAATGTTTGACAATAAGAGCACGCCCGATGTAGAAAGTGCAAAGGAAATTATCGCCAAAGCCTTTCTGCAAGGTGTGGACAGTGTCAATAATTGGAAAAAAGCAAATGACAACAAAATGCCGCTTTGGGCAGACTACAAATCAACTTCTGTACAACATTTGGCGCGGCTGGCGCCTTTCAGCGTGAATAACGTGCGCAATGGCGGCAATCACAATATCGTCAATGCAACCAGCGAACGGCACGGCCCTTCTTGGCGTATGGTGGTAGAATTGGACAAAAAAGGTGTGAAAGGATGGGGCGTATATCCCGGCGGGCAGTCGGGCAACCCGGGCAGTCCTTATTATGCCGATATGATGGACACATGGCGCGACGGCAAGCACTACGAGCTGTTGTTCATGCAAAGCCCGACACAAACGGCAAAAAACATCCTCTTCCGTCAAACTTTTTCTAACTAA
- a CDS encoding peptidylprolyl isomerase, with the protein MKTAEIHTKYGVMKVEFFEKDAPGTVANFVKLAKSGFYDGLTFHRVIPGFVTQGGCPNGIGNGGPGYKIPCELDGDNQYHDTGVLSMAHAGRNTGGSQFFICHNRENTKHLDRNHTVFGKVVEGLDIIPKIKQGDKMDKIVIHEEA; encoded by the coding sequence ATGAAAACAGCAGAAATCCATACCAAATACGGTGTGATGAAGGTGGAATTCTTTGAAAAGGATGCCCCCGGAACGGTAGCTAACTTTGTAAAACTGGCAAAATCAGGTTTTTACGACGGGCTTACCTTTCACCGCGTTATCCCCGGCTTTGTTACGCAAGGCGGATGCCCTAACGGCATTGGCAACGGCGGCCCCGGCTACAAAATCCCTTGCGAACTGGACGGAGACAATCAGTACCACGATACAGGCGTGCTTTCTATGGCACATGCAGGCCGTAATACAGGCGGTTCCCAGTTCTTTATTTGCCACAATCGCGAAAACACGAAGCACTTAGACCGCAACCATACCGTTTTTGGCAAAGTGGTGGAAGGTCTGGATATCATCCCTAAAATCAAGCAGGGTGATAAAATGGACAAAATCGTGATTCACGAAGAAGCATAG
- a CDS encoding M14 family zinc carboxypeptidase: protein MKQFFYGILFTLVAGIGHVQAQELSYYLPDSVKYNSAIPTPESVMGHKFGEWHMTHDKLVYYFRALAAASDRIKVEEFGRTYEGRPQLLVIISSAKNQGNMESLRQQHLQLTDPAKSAALNLESMPVVVWMAATIHGNEQSGVGAMVLMAYHLAAAQNARVEEMLDKTIIVMEPCQNPDGMNRFSTWVNMHKSIGTTVSDAAAREFNENWPGARTNHYWFDLNRDWLPAQHVESRNRLVKYHEWKPNVVADQHEMGTNATYFFMPGESARTNPITPPVNQELTVKFSRYHAAFMNRIQSLYYTREGFDDFYYGKGSTYPDGNGAVGILFEQASSRGHAQESENGIVTYPFTIRNQLATCLSTWQASYDLRLDLLKMQRDFYQSAIRDANASAVKGYVFGDAYDKGRNYHFVELLRRHQIEVYELKNSVQAGGITFPPATSYVVPTAQPQYRLVRAIFEKTLGNYYKDSLFYDVTTWTMPLAFGLPYAELQTPVTALLGNKIEGMPQMPKGEMVGGVSSYAYIFEYDEYYAPKALYDILNRNITARVAAQPFEIMLANGTKRKFNTGAVMVMAGANPQMTHDLLKNIAEQTGVTVFAVNTGLADAGPDLGGRYFQKVRKPSILLFAGQGTSSYDVGEIWHLFDNRFRMPVSVVDLRDASRANLDRYNTIIMANGSYSEIGQALQARLKSWVQNGGTLIAIEDAVSWAVRNGLTDAAFKTEKKDSAQVNVPYAGLESLAGAQQIGGSIFETRLDLTHPLAYGYRNASVSIFKNNKLFLKRGNNSAVSPLNYTANPLQSGYISKQNYEQIKNSGAVHVSAQGRGRVISMTESPNFRAFWYGGTKLFMNSVFFGNLIRTSFSTFGEEED from the coding sequence ATGAAGCAATTTTTCTATGGCATTTTGTTCACGCTGGTGGCCGGCATTGGACATGTGCAGGCACAGGAACTATCCTATTATCTGCCTGATTCGGTTAAATACAATTCGGCAATACCAACGCCGGAGTCGGTAATGGGGCATAAGTTTGGTGAGTGGCATATGACTCACGATAAACTGGTTTATTACTTCCGCGCATTGGCGGCAGCCTCCGACCGCATCAAAGTAGAAGAGTTTGGACGCACGTATGAAGGTCGTCCGCAGTTATTGGTTATTATTTCATCTGCCAAAAATCAGGGCAACATGGAGAGTCTCCGCCAGCAGCATCTGCAACTTACTGACCCTGCAAAATCGGCTGCTCTGAATCTGGAAAGTATGCCTGTGGTGGTTTGGATGGCGGCAACTATTCACGGCAACGAACAGAGCGGCGTAGGGGCAATGGTGCTAATGGCCTACCACTTGGCAGCAGCACAAAACGCCCGAGTGGAGGAAATGCTCGATAAAACCATCATTGTGATGGAGCCTTGCCAAAATCCTGACGGCATGAACCGCTTTTCCACTTGGGTGAATATGCACAAAAGCATTGGCACTACCGTATCGGATGCTGCTGCACGGGAATTTAACGAAAATTGGCCCGGTGCCAGAACGAACCATTACTGGTTTGACCTTAACCGCGACTGGCTGCCTGCACAACACGTAGAAAGCCGTAACCGTTTGGTGAAATATCACGAGTGGAAGCCTAACGTAGTAGCCGACCAGCACGAAATGGGAACTAATGCCACTTACTTCTTCATGCCCGGTGAGTCGGCAAGAACCAACCCTATTACACCGCCTGTCAATCAGGAACTGACAGTGAAATTCAGTCGCTACCATGCGGCGTTTATGAACCGCATTCAATCGCTTTACTACACCCGTGAAGGTTTTGACGATTTCTATTACGGCAAAGGCTCAACTTACCCCGACGGCAATGGAGCAGTGGGTATTTTGTTTGAGCAGGCAAGTTCCCGAGGACATGCACAAGAGAGTGAAAACGGTATTGTAACCTATCCGTTTACTATTCGCAACCAGTTGGCGACTTGTCTTTCTACTTGGCAGGCATCTTATGACTTGCGGTTAGATTTGCTGAAAATGCAGCGCGACTTCTATCAGTCGGCTATCCGCGATGCGAACGCTTCAGCCGTTAAAGGCTATGTGTTTGGCGATGCTTACGACAAAGGTCGCAACTATCATTTTGTGGAATTACTGCGCCGTCATCAGATAGAAGTTTATGAACTGAAAAACAGTGTGCAAGCCGGCGGTATCACGTTCCCGCCTGCCACGAGCTATGTAGTACCAACCGCACAGCCTCAATACCGTTTGGTGCGTGCCATTTTTGAAAAAACATTGGGTAACTACTACAAAGATAGTCTGTTCTACGATGTTACTACTTGGACAATGCCGCTTGCGTTTGGGTTGCCCTATGCCGAACTGCAAACGCCTGTAACTGCTTTGCTGGGCAATAAAATTGAGGGAATGCCCCAAATGCCCAAAGGTGAAATGGTTGGCGGCGTGAGCAGCTACGCCTACATTTTTGAATACGATGAATACTATGCGCCAAAGGCATTGTATGATATTTTGAACAGGAACATAACGGCGCGAGTGGCTGCACAACCGTTTGAAATAATGCTGGCCAACGGGACTAAGCGCAAATTCAACACGGGGGCGGTGATGGTGATGGCAGGTGCTAATCCTCAAATGACACACGACCTGCTGAAAAACATTGCCGAGCAAACAGGTGTAACGGTTTTTGCCGTCAATACGGGTTTGGCAGACGCAGGCCCTGATTTGGGTGGCCGCTACTTCCAAAAAGTGCGCAAACCTTCCATTTTGTTGTTTGCCGGCCAAGGAACAAGCAGCTACGATGTAGGCGAAATCTGGCATTTATTTGATAACCGATTCCGTATGCCTGTTTCTGTGGTAGACCTCCGCGATGCTTCACGTGCCAACCTCGACCGCTACAATACCATCATTATGGCTAACGGCAGCTATTCGGAAATAGGTCAGGCGTTGCAAGCGCGTCTCAAAAGCTGGGTGCAAAACGGCGGCACGCTCATTGCCATAGAAGATGCGGTTTCATGGGCAGTACGCAACGGCCTCACCGATGCTGCTTTTAAAACCGAAAAGAAAGATTCCGCACAAGTGAACGTGCCTTATGCAGGTTTGGAAAGTCTGGCCGGTGCACAACAAATCGGCGGCAGCATTTTTGAAACCCGCTTAGACTTGACCCATCCGTTGGCCTACGGCTACCGCAATGCTTCTGTCAGCATATTCAAAAACAACAAACTGTTTTTGAAACGCGGCAACAATTCGGCAGTAAGCCCGCTCAACTACACGGCGAACCCGCTCCAAAGCGGTTATATCTCTAAGCAAAACTACGAGCAGATTAAAAACAGCGGTGCTGTTCATGTAAGTGCACAAGGCAGAGGCAGGGTTATCAGCATGACGGAAAGCCCTAATTTCCGTGCTTTCTGGTACGGCGGCACCAAGTTGTTCATGAACAGTGTGTTCTTCGGCAACCTGATTCGCACCTCATTTAGTACCTTTGGTGAAGAAGAAGACTAA